ttataattatatattgtaattatagaaaaaataaatgtaaaaaaatatttttattaacttttataatttaaaaatactcaagataataaatatttattacaaagaatttctataaactataaaattaataaaataagttgtgtttataagaataaaagtaGTAATATAATGGGTGATATAATCAactttcaataataattataaataggtAATAAGAAATATTGTTCatgatacaaaaatataaaataaaatagtaaaatataagaaaaacctaaaataaagtTCCCATCTTCATCTTCCAGCTACAAGCTACAGAGTGACTAACTTCACTGTGTGCGCCTTTCAACACCTCACCTGTCCTCATCCTCCTCTCCGCTTCAGAATGAACAACGCAACACGGAACGAAGCGGAGCGCCTCATTGGGATCGCGGAGAAGCTTCTCCAGAACCGTGATTTGATGGGTTCGCGCGAGTTCGCCCTCCTCGCCCAGGAAACTGAACCCCTTCTCGAAGGCTCTGACCAGATCCTCGCCATCGTCGACGTGCTCCTCGCCGCCGACAAGCGCGTCAACAACCACCCAGACTGGTACGCCATCCTTCAGGTCGATCGGCGGTCCGACGACCTTGACCTCATAAAGAAACAGTACCGCCGCCTTGCGCTCCTCCTCCACCCCGATAAGTCCCGCTTCGCCTACGCTGACCACGCCTTCAAGCTCGTCGCCGACGCGTGGGCTCTATTTGCCGATCCCGTGAAGAAGTCTGTGTACGACAAAGAGCTCTCTTTCTTCTCCCGCGTCGATTTGTCTGTTCCCGGATGGGTCCAGCAGGAAAAGCTCTCAGTCCGCAGGCCTGGGCCTGGGCCTGGGCCTGAACCCGGGCCAAGCACCCGCAACAGTGCCTCGGCCCGCGACCAGATTCATGCTGATGAAAGTTCCCGCAGGAGAAACTCAACTTTCTGGACCGCGTGTCCCTACTGTTACCGTTTGTATGAATACCCTAGGGTTTACGAGGGTAATTGTCTACGGTGCCAGAATTGCGATAGATCCTTCCACGGCGTGGCGGTTCCGACGCTGCCGCCACTGGTCCCCGGCCAGGACGCGTATTATTGCTGCTGGGGCTTCTTCCCCATGGGGTTTGTAATGGGTAACTTCGGTTCACCGGAGAAAGAGGCGGCGGTGGAAGTGCCAGCACCGCAGCCCCCTCCTCCTCCCCCTCCGTCTCAACCGGCTTCTTCTCTGCCGAATTGGATGCCCGTGCCGGCGAATAACGGTGTGCAGGCGACGCCGGTGCTGGCGAGGGTGACTAGGTCGGCGACGACGGTGGCCGCAAGAGCGACGAACGGGACTGGGCCGAAGAAGAGGGGGAGGCCGAGGAAGTATCCATTGCAGTCATGAGAAGTGAATGTGAATGAAGATTTGTAGGTACTATGTTATttagctgtttttttttttttttagatatgGTTAACTGGTTTTTATCTCTTGAATTGGGGTATTTTCTTTGTCTCTATAGTTTTGACTATAGGGTTTATTGTTGCATGCCTTGTTGAGGAGTATAACAATGTGGCCGGTTATCTTTAGTTGAAAGTAGATTCAGAAGGTCTTAAGGCCCTTGACTTCATTCAATTGTTTTGAAGAGAATTGAAAATATTTGGGTTCTCCTAACTGTGGGAAAGCTTACACCTTCAATGTCGTGGACATGGATTTGAAttgtggtggttgttgttgcgGTTATATTTCGAGTTCTTATGAATGAACTGATGTGATCCTAGTTGAGGTTTTGTTGCAGAGCTTTATAGGATTGTTAGTGGGTGTTCAATGTATTATAGAGTAAGGAATGCTCTTGGTAACTGGTAATGCACATTCTTGATGACTTGTTTATGTTAAAATTCTTACCTTGAAATGAGT
The genomic region above belongs to Vigna radiata var. radiata cultivar VC1973A unplaced genomic scaffold, Vradiata_ver6 scaffold_339, whole genome shotgun sequence and contains:
- the LOC106778391 gene encoding J protein JJJ2, which encodes MNNATRNEAERLIGIAEKLLQNRDLMGSREFALLAQETEPLLEGSDQILAIVDVLLAADKRVNNHPDWYAILQVDRRSDDLDLIKKQYRRLALLLHPDKSRFAYADHAFKLVADAWALFADPVKKSVYDKELSFFSRVDLSVPGWVQQEKLSVRRPGPGPGPEPGPSTRNSASARDQIHADESSRRRNSTFWTACPYCYRLYEYPRVYEGNCLRCQNCDRSFHGVAVPTLPPLVPGQDAYYCCWGFFPMGFVMGNFGSPEKEAAVEVPAPQPPPPPPPSQPASSLPNWMPVPANNGVQATPVLARVTRSATTVAARATNGTGPKKRGRPRKYPLQS